The sequence CTCCGTGTGCTCTCTCGCCCTGATGTAATTACCTCATCTCTAACTGTTTGTTGATTGTTTGGCATATAAGCGATTTTGGGTTGTGGTTCTTTGGGATGGGTTTAGATGGGAAATTTTTTTTCGTTGCCTCTTGAGTGggtttttgttttgaaagtTATTGCATTTTGTGAAGCTTTTTAGTTCATCAATTGGGATTTTGTTGTAAACAAAGGAGTTATAGTTATAGGAATTGACAGGgtgttatttaaaattatgtacTTTCTTGGAAATGgatgatttatattattggtattattgtttttgtttgaaCCAGGTAACAAGATTGCcctatatctttcaacaccTTGGTCTTGAATATGATGAGAAGGTGCTTCCTTCAATTGGAAATGAGGTTTTGAAGGCTGTGGTTGCACAGTTCAATGCTGATCAGCTCCTTACAGAACGTCCCCATGTGTCAGCGCTTGTTCGCGAATCTCTCATCAAGCGTGCTAAGGACTTTAACATTGTGCTGGATGATGTGGCAATCACTCACTTATCTTATGGAATGGAGTTCTCAAGAGCTGTTGAACAGAAACAGGTGGCACAGCAAGAAGCTGAGAGATCCAAGTTCATTGTTATGAAGGCTGATCAGGAGAGGAGGGCAGCGATTATTAGGGCAGAAGGTGAGAGTGAAGCTGCCCACCTTATCTCTAATGCAACTTCAAAGGCTGGTATGGGTCTAATTGAGCTCAGGAGGATTGAAGCATCAAGGGAAGTTGCTTCAACTCTGGCAAAATCGCCCAACGTTGCATACCTTCCTGGTGGAAGCAACATGCTTATGGCTCTGAATCCAAGCCGTTGAATaggtaattttatatttggttcCTTTAACTTTCCTGCTAgaaatgttttatatttacttaCATCCTTTAAATTTTTGCTTTGCCACTTCAATTTGTGGGTTGAAACGTTATTATAGtcgaataaaaaaaattaatgggGTTAACTGCCGTTTGATAATCGTCATTACAGATACATTTGCACCAGATGGCATTTTCCTGTATCCATTTGCATTGTTTTTGTAAAATTGCTTGCACATTAATACTTCTTGTCTGTAACTGAGAAAATTGTAACAATCCTTCCTGGTTTAGGAATTGGAAATCAAAATCATTAGGCTGCATAAgcttattctatattttaatctttaaagtGTCCAAATACGCTGTTTGATTTTGGCAATTTGGTTTCATTGCTCGACATAATTATGGACTTTATAGAGTTCTGTTTCCATGCTTATGTTTATTATTGATTAGCATGTTGAATAACTAAGTTAAATATAGCTGAGCCATGTGACAAATGTCTACTCTAAATAGGTTGATTCAGAGCCACATAAAAGTTGGACCTTTTGGCTCTATATCTTGAATTATGATCTTAGCAAGGCACATATCTAAC comes from Ricinus communis isolate WT05 ecotype wild-type chromosome 5, ASM1957865v1, whole genome shotgun sequence and encodes:
- the LOC8272109 gene encoding prohibitin-3, mitochondrial, whose amino-acid sequence is MGSNQAAVSFLTNLARAAFGLGAAATALNASLYTVDGGQRAVLFDRFRGVIDTTIGEGTHFLIPWLQKPFIFDIRTRPHTFSSVSGTKDLQMVNLTLRVLSRPDVTRLPYIFQHLGLEYDEKVLPSIGNEVLKAVVAQFNADQLLTERPHVSALVRESLIKRAKDFNIVLDDVAITHLSYGMEFSRAVEQKQVAQQEAERSKFIVMKADQERRAAIIRAEGESEAAHLISNATSKAGMGLIELRRIEASREVASTLAKSPNVAYLPGGSNMLMALNPSR